A genomic region of Acipenser ruthenus chromosome 9, fAciRut3.2 maternal haplotype, whole genome shotgun sequence contains the following coding sequences:
- the LOC131737984 gene encoding olfactory receptor 52D1-like — MENSSYITTFLFTVYGEIGYLRYLYFTAALLAYLVILFVNIVLITVIIRERSLHEPMYIFVCNLALNGLYGSSAFYPILMHSLLSDTPAISRIGCLFQIFCIHTYGCFEFSILSVMAYDRYVSICNPLRYSSMMSPRKVAGLIAFVYLYPICIFIIHISLTIRLPLCGSVIEKLYCDNWSVVRLSCVDISVNNVFGLCMIMLLSVPQIIVVVYSYIKIITVCLKASKEARGKAVQTCVPHLLTLTNYYIAALFEVIHQRFNMQNLPLVLRIIMSIDFLLLPPLLNPIIYGVKTQAIRKRVIQMFKSSKTNSISGAQKKMVSVLQ, encoded by the coding sequence ATGGAAAACTCTTCTTACATTACCACTTTCCTGTTTACTGTATACGGTGAAATTGGGTACCTTAGATATCTGTATTTCACTGCTGCCTTATTGGCTTACCTTGTGATACTTTTTGTCAATATAGTTCTTATAACAGTAATAATCAGGGAAAGGAGCCTCCATGAAccaatgtatatatttgtttgtaaCCTGGCTCTGAATGGGCTGTATGGTAGCAGTGCTTTTTATCCAATATTAATGCATAGTCTTCTCTCTGATACCCCAGCAATATCCAGAATCGGATGTTTGTTTcaaatattttgtattcatacATATGGATGTTTTGAATTTTCCATTTTGTCAGTGATGGCTTATGACAGATATGTGTCAATCTGTAATCCTTTAAGATACAGTAGTATGATGAGTCCCAGGAAAGTAGCTGGGCTAATAGCTTTTGTATATCTGTACCCTATTTGTATTTTCATCATACATATTTCATTAACTATTCGACTACCATTATGTGGGTCTGTTATAGAAAAGTTATATTGTGACAACTGGTCAGTTGTCAGGTTATCTTGTGTAGATATCTCTGTTAATAATGTCTTTGGTTTGTGTATGATCATGTTACTTAGTGTCCCACAAATCATTGTTGTTGTATACTcgtatattaaaataattacagtGTGTCTTAAGGCTTCAAAAGAAGCTCGTGGTAAAGCAGTACAAACTTGCGTACCCCATTTATTAACTCTCACAAACTACTACATTGCCGCTTTGTTTGAAGTTATTCATCAACGCTTTAACATGCAGAACCTTCCCCTTGTTTTACGCATCATCATGTCAATAGATTTTCTTCTTTTGCCCCCTCTTCTAAATCCAATCATTTACGGAGTAAAAACACAGGCCATAAGAAAACGGGTAATCCAGATGTTCaaaagcagcaaaacaaattCAATTTCAGGTGCTCAGAAAAAAATGGTCTCTGTCTTACAATAA